The genomic stretch AACTGGAAGACCCTGCACAGGCGGAAATATTCGGCACCACTATTAAGCAAATCAAAACAGTCTATCGCCGCTAATCAAAGCTCATCGGACATCAGCGTAATCCGCTATTGTCCGATGGGTATGAACCGTTTTCCCCGCACAATAAACAAGCAAAAATAAACGCAACAATGCGCGAATGTTGACACTATGATTTATATTTCGTCAACAAATCCGGTTATTACCAGATAAATGACAAGATAAAAACTTAGTAATTGTGATCTATTTGGGAATAGTATTCTTTAATCAGAATAGACCTACAGAGTAATCAAGCTGGAAATTAAATAGTGAAAAAATGTTTCTGCGGGAATAAATACATTAGCACGAATGAAAGGAAGTGTTGGTGGGTCGTATAGGGCTCGAACCTATGACCAATTGATTAAGAGTCAACTGCTCTACCAACTGAGCTAACGACCCAACGGGGACGGATTATTCTCTTCTTAACGCCATCTGTCAAATAGTTCATCTTATTTTTTTGCAGACAGGGGAATCGGCGAACACATTGTAACCTATCACTATTTTGTTCTCTCGCACGGGCTACCGTTCGTCTTCCGATTGATTCATGGATATAAATTCACCACCGCGTGAAGCACGTACCGAAGTGACAGGAATTACGCCTCAACTCATCATGAGAAGAATACCGTGTTACTATTAACCATTCTAACTTCTTATATCACATGGGTAATGGGCGAGACCTGACAAACGCCCTCACCCTGGCAGACACAATCCGGAAATCACATTACATGACAGAACAAACGCATCACGTCCCGGACGCCACCGGGCATAGCGATCTGCGGCGCAATCTAACCAACCGCCATATTCAGTTGATTGCCATCGGCGGCGCCATCGGTACCGGCCTGTTCATGGGATCAGGGAAAACCATCAGCCTTGCCGGCCCATCAATTATCTTCGTTTATATGATCATCGGGTTCATGCTGTTCTTTGTTATGCGCGCGATGGGCGAGTTACTGCTCTCCAACCTCAACTACAAATCGTTCAGCGACTTCTCCGCCGACCTGCTGGGTCCGTGGGCCGGTTTTTTTACCGGCTGGACTTACTGGTTTTGCTGGGTCGTGACCGGCATTGCCGATGTCGTCGCCATCAGCGCTTATGCACAATTCTGGTTTCCGGATCTGTCGCAGTGGATCAGTTCCCTGTTATGCGTCCTGCTGCTGCTGACCTTAAATCTGGCCACCGTCAAACTGTTTGGCGAAATGGAGTTCTGGTTCGCCATGATCAAGATTGTCGCCATCGTCGCGCTGATCGTGATTGGTGCGGTTCTGGTTATCATGCAATTTACATCGCCTTCCGGCGCGGTGGCATCCGTGACCAATCTCTGGCAGGACGGCGGTATGTTTCCTAAAGGACTCAGCGGCTTTTTCGCCGGCTTTCAGATAGCCGTGTTTGCCTTTGTCGGTATTGAGCTGGTCGGCACCACGGCAGCGGAAACCAAAAACCCGAAGGTGGTTCTGCCGCGCGCAATCAACGCCATACCGATACGTATCATTATGTTTTATGTGTTTGCGCTGATGATGATTATGTCGGTTACGCCGTGGAGCCACATTGCAGCAGACCGCAGCCCATTTGTGGAGATGTTTGTGTTAGTCGGCTTGCCGGCCGCCGCCAGCGTTATTAATTTTGTCGTGCTGACTTCCGCCGCGTCGTCGGCCAACAGCGGGGTATTCTCAACCAGCCGCATGCTGTTTGGGCTGGCCAGACAAGGCGATGCGCCGGCGCGTTTCGGTCGGTTGTCAAAACGGGCGGTACCCTCGGCAGGGCTGTTTTTCTCGTGCCTGTGCCTGCTTTCCGGCGTCGTACTGATCTATTTAATTCCTAACGTCATGACGGTTTTCACGCTGGTCACCACCGTGTCCGCCATTCTGTTCATGTTCGTGTGGAGTATCATTCTGTGTTCTTATCTGGTGTACCGCCGGAACCGGCCGCAGTTGCACCAAACCTCTGCATACAAAATGCCATGGGGAATCGTAATGAGCTGGGTATGTCTGGCTTTCTTTGCTTTCGTGATGGTACTGCTGACATTGCAGCCGGATACCTTGCAGGCGCTGATGGTTACGCCGGTGTGGTTTGTGGTTCTGGCTATCGCCTATCAGTTTATTCGCCGTCGCAGAGTCAACGCCCTGGCGTGACGCATTAAAACAACCCCTAACCAATACGGTCAGCTACGCCCGATGATGTAGCTGACCGTACCCGATTAGACGCTTACCGTTTGCCGTACACCATTCACTGCGTGCTTAGCCTGTTCACACTGATTCAAAATGGTTTGTGCATGTGAATACAGAATTTTGCCCGCTTCAGTCGGCGTCACGCCACGACGACTACGGACCAGCAGTTGCTTCTCCATTTCGCTTTCAAGCGTGGCAACTTGCTGGCTCAGCGCTGGTTGCGCGATATGCAACATTTCAGCGGCCTGGGTCAGGCTGCCGATATCAACGATTTTCACAAAGTATTTGAGTCGTCTCAGATTCATGTGTACCTCCTGAATAGTTACGACTAAGTAGTAGCAAGAAGCGCGCCAGATCATTTCTCTATCATCAAAAAAAGTGTGGCGGTGGCTTAACCCGCTTAAAAATAAGTAAAAGCAATGGTGATAGCGGTGACAGTAACAATACTAATCCCCCTATCGCTGTCCACCGGATCCTGGCGTCAGGATTTTCATGCACCAAAACGGTGCAATCGTTGCTATCTGAAAGTGCACTCGCTCACGAGTTCAACGGTTCACCCGACATGAAAAGCGCCGACTACCGCAGCAATTTCAATCATTTGGTTATAAGTTCAGCAAACAGTCGCACCTGGCGTTAACATGCTTTGACAAGCTGTCAGGCTATCGCTATCATCCACACCACTTAGCGATTCCTCTGTAGTTCAGTCGGTAGAACGGCGGACTGTTAATCCGTATGTCACTGGTTCGAGTCCAGTCAGAGGAGCCAAATTCAACGCCTTGCAATTCGAAAGAATCGCGAGGCGTTTTCCTTTATGGAACACGGAGCGCCCCCACCGGTCAGCGCCAACGACAGACCAGTAATCAACAATGCCACGGTATCAGGACTGCCGCATCTGGCAGGCTAATCATAATGCAAGCGAGTCATGACGTCTTTCCACGATCGTGCATGATGAAAATCAGATAATAGTCATCCGATTAGTTTTACTCTCTTTATCTCATAATAAAAAAACCAAGGTGATAATCTATTGGTGTTATTTTTCAATTTACTATTTTATTTCTATATACAAATAACGAACCAACACCAGATTGATATTAAAAACATACGGGGGAAATAATACCTGTACAGTCGTGCACAGCCTCACCTATACTCGCGATAACACACAACCCAACCGATGTTTATTATTGCAGCCAGATGACGATAAGCGCGGTGCGACGCGACGTCACTCTGGACGTGACGATTGCCTTCAGCGCAGCCGCCGCCCATCGGGCAAGAAACGCAACGATGGAGACAGTTAAAAAACATCAATCCGCACCACCATTCATTACCGCAATAAACACAGCTCAGGGATAAGAGCACACCCGTTATTTCTGGATTCAGGGAGGGAATCATGAGGGTATTTCTGTCCACGCTTGGCTCGGCCGGGGATGTTTATCCCTTCATCAAAATAGGTGAAGCATTGAAGAATGCCGGACTGGATGTTTATCTTTGTACCAATCCTTATTTTGAGCAAACCGCAAAAGAAAGAGGGCTTAATTTTATTTCAGTCGGCACCAGCGAAGATTATTTACGAGCCGTCAATTCGCAACGCTTGTGGCATCACCAATCCGCCTTCAATGAAATGGTCAATTTCATGAACGCGCAGCAGCAACCAGCCTATGACGCCCTAGTGCCCTGGGTAGACCACTCCTCCGTCATTCTCACCTCGCTGTGGTCCTTCACCGCCAAAATGTTCAGCGAAACCCGTGGATGCTGCGTCATTCCGGTTCGCGTCACGCCGTCGACGTTTATCTCCAGCTACGATCCGCCCT from Dickeya fangzhongdai encodes the following:
- the cycA gene encoding D-serine/D-alanine/glycine transporter — encoded protein: MTEQTHHVPDATGHSDLRRNLTNRHIQLIAIGGAIGTGLFMGSGKTISLAGPSIIFVYMIIGFMLFFVMRAMGELLLSNLNYKSFSDFSADLLGPWAGFFTGWTYWFCWVVTGIADVVAISAYAQFWFPDLSQWISSLLCVLLLLTLNLATVKLFGEMEFWFAMIKIVAIVALIVIGAVLVIMQFTSPSGAVASVTNLWQDGGMFPKGLSGFFAGFQIAVFAFVGIELVGTTAAETKNPKVVLPRAINAIPIRIIMFYVFALMMIMSVTPWSHIAADRSPFVEMFVLVGLPAAASVINFVVLTSAASSANSGVFSTSRMLFGLARQGDAPARFGRLSKRAVPSAGLFFSCLCLLSGVVLIYLIPNVMTVFTLVTTVSAILFMFVWSIILCSYLVYRRNRPQLHQTSAYKMPWGIVMSWVCLAFFAFVMVLLTLQPDTLQALMVTPVWFVVLAIAYQFIRRRRVNALA